In the genome of Aspergillus flavus chromosome 8, complete sequence, one region contains:
- a CDS encoding zeaxanthin epoxidase: MPIQLVYGKWESRVEKWTSRGFHELGETEKIFFMRRCDSDLMSFLFFLSQLIMTTTSTPFQIVIVGGGIAGLTAAIALRGPSRKIIVLEQSRLNKEIGAMISLQPNATKIVYKTWGLGKELSTSRSMVDQGFRVYSTEGELVNEVPLTTKTEYGASRVLWHRKDLHDALKRAVLSPSTVAGDLVEIRVSSRVVRCDPWGGVVTLESGEEIRGDIIIGADGIHSNLRKVVVEDGPTPMPTGLSAYRLMIPSNVLETEEKEFCDKIDPRAPFTSMVVAHDCRLIMGPGREGDVFGIVALVPDERMNEDPNATQSWVSEGKLDKLMETFSEFPRWITDIFKHSPDIGLWQLRDIEPLSTWHRGRLFLIGDAAHAMLPTQGQGASQAIEDSEALGAFFKEIMEPPSLEQITRLFADTFQSRYARASLIQGYSRQAARPGTVKQEKTVIMKPDEFMAFNSMYNGAKEWLRSERSLAGLA; the protein is encoded by the exons ATGCCGATTCAGTTGGTGTACGGCAAGTGGGAGTCGAGGGTGGAAAAGTGGACAAGCCGCGGATTTCATGAACTGGGTGAAACTGAGAAGATATTCTTCATGCGACGATGTGACTCGGATCTCATGTcatttttgttctttctctcccaaCTCATCATGACAACAACAAGCACTCCGTTCCAAATTGTCATTGTCGGAGGTGGCATAGCTGGCCTCACGGCAGCTATTGCCCTCCGGGGCCCCAGCAGGAAGATTATCGTACTCGAACAATCACGGCTTAACAAGGAGATTGGTGCTATGATTTCTCTCCAGCCAAACGCCACCAAGATCGTTTATAAAACTTGGGGTTTGGGGAAAGAACTGAGCACATCTCGTTCAATGGTGGATCAGGGATTCCGAGTGTATTCAACTGAGGGGGAGCTGGTGAATGAAGTCCCACTCACAACCAAAACAGAATACGGCGCCAGTCGCGTCCTATGGCATCGAAAGGATTTGCATGACGCACTGAAACGAGCAGTGTTGAGCCCTTCGACTGTCGCAGGGGATCTGGTGGAGATTCGAGTCTCCTCTCGGGTGGTTCGCTGCGACCCTTGGGGCGGAGTGGTAACTCTTGAGAGTGGCGAGGAAATCAGAGGAGATATTATCATTGGCGCTGACGGAAT TCACAGCAACTTACGCAAGGTGGTCGTGGAAGATGGTCCTACCCCAATGCCAACAGGGCTTTCTG CCTATCGGCTCATG ATCCCGTCAAATGTACTTgaaacagaagagaaggagttTTGTGATAAGATCGACCCCCGAGCGCCATTCACATCAATGGTCGTTGCACATGATTGCCGTCTGATTATGGGTCCTGGAAGGGAGGGCGATGTCTTTGGAATAGTTGCGCTGGTTCCAGATG AGCGGATGAACGAGGATCCAAACGCAACACAGTCTTGGGTTTCAGAAGGAAAACTAGATAAGTTGATGGAAACTTTCTCAGAATTCCCCCGATGGATCACGGATATTTTCAA GCACTCCCCCGATATTGGGCTGTGGCAGTTACGAGACATT GAACCGCTTAGCACATGGCATCGCGGTCGGCTCTTCCTGATCGGCGATGCTGCGCATGCGATGCTCCCCACACAAGGTCAAGGTGCCAGTCAAGCAATTGAAGATTCTGAGGCCCTCGGTGCCTTCTTCAAGGAAATAATGGAACCACCATCCCTTGAGCAAATCACAAGGTTATTTGCG GATACCTTTCAAAGTCGATACGCCCGTGCCAGTCTCATACAAGGATACAGTCGACAGGCTGCGCGACCAGGCACCGTCAAGCAGGAGAAGACTGTCATAAT GAAACCGGACGAATTTATGGCTTTTAACAGCATGTACAACGGTGCCAAGGAGTGGCTGCGAAGTGAAAGATCTCTAGCAGGCCTGGCTTAA
- a CDS encoding major facilitator superfamily domain-containing protein: MDDKPAIELAECVEAGTKSRGNLLVDADGQVQRLPVPSKDPNDPLNYSTWEKTAIIVSCCWFSTMSLSCIGGLGAILNVFFQLYLPQGYTTNQVVWLSTFPSMFVGIGNFLILPLGLLYGRRIATIISTVVLLGATIGCAVCNTWEQHLALRIIQGLAAGATESVLPLILAEVTFVHQHGMVYGLYWAAQNAITGCLTLAASYEVASLGWRWFYWVFAIAVAIGLVLVVFGGFETGYKRRSQFVNGRMVITDRFGVTRMLTEDETREVLESQGHPSSGEEIPEELRPKKTYWQMLKPWSHPTESALTFIPQILFQIVEALLCPGILYATLLSSVVLASSIGMSLSYNTVLEYNYHWAPESIGLINLGGVFGGFGGMLYAGFLGDKFIVWKATRNGGAFVPEHRLILLIFPGVLGVAALLLYGFTADGGATWGGPYMGWTLFQITFVSVLILSTSFAAESWERNPGPALVAVVGMKNIVAFGLSYGINPMVEKYSYPTAMGILAAVTGGIFLLGIPVYILNPKWRQYMEKKQQRTAAY, encoded by the exons ATGGATGACAAACCCGCCATTGAGCTAGCAGAATGTGTGGAAGCTGGGACGAAGTCGCGGGGGAATCTTCTGGTTGATGCCGATGGTCAGGTTCAGCGCTTGCCTGTGCCCAGCAAAGACCCCAATGATCCGTTGAACTATAGCACATGGGAAAAAACTGCGATCATTGTGAGCTGCTGCTGGTTTT CTACCATGTCCTTGTCCTGCATTGGGGGCCTTGGGGCAATTCTCAACGTGTTCTTCCAGTTGTATCTGCCTCAAGGGTATACTACCAACCAAGTCGTCTGGTTATCGACATTCCCGTCCATGTTTGTCGGAATTG GTAATTTTCTGATCCTTCCACTTGGGTTACTTTACGGTCGCCGTATCGCAACGATCATCTCAACAGTCGTCCTCCTGGGAGCCACCATCGGATGTGCCGTTTGCAACACATGGGAACAGCATCTGGCATTACGAATAATACAGGGTCTTGCGGCAGGTGCTACAGAGTCA GTTCTACCACTCATTCTTGCCGAGGTGACTTTCGTTCATCAGCATGGAATGGTATACGGCCTTTACTGGGCCGCACAGAACGCGATTACGGGCTGTCTTACTCTGGCAGCTTCTTATGAAGTTGCTAGTCTCGGCTGGCGATGGTTCTATTGGGTCTTCGCCATTGCGGTCGCGATAGGGCTGGTTCTGGTGGTTTTTGGCGGCTTTGAGACCGGTTACAAGAGGCGGTCTCAGTTCGTCAATGGCCGTATGGTAATAACAGACCGATTTGGGGTGACCAGAATGCTCACAGAGGATGAAACTCGCGAGGTCCTTGAGTCCCAGGGACATCCATCCAGTGGTGAGGAAATTCCAGAGGAGCTGCGACCCAAAAAGACGTATTGGCAAATGTTGAAGCCGTGGTCACATCCAACCGAAAGCGCCCTCACCTTTATCCCACAGATCTTGTTTCAAATCGTGGAAGCATTACTGTGTCCTGGGATTCTTTATGCCacacttctttcttctgtggTCCTTGCCTCATCAATTGGCATGTCACTATCTTACAACACCGTTCTTGAGTATAACTACCATTGGGCACCTGAATCAATCGGATTGATTAACCTCGGCGGCGTGTTCGGTGGGTTCGGTGGGATGTTGTATGCTGGCTTCCTGGGGGATAAATTTATCGTTTGGAAAGCAACAAGAAATGGAGGAGCCTTTGTCCCTGAGCATCGTCTCATTCTCTTGATCTTCCCTGGCGTCCTCGGAGTCGcggctcttcttctttacgGATTTACAGCTGATGGTGGCGCCACCTGGGGGGGCCCATACATGGGCTGGACGCTTTTCCAAATTACTTTTGTTTCAGTTCTCATATTGTCGACCTCTTTCGCGGCCGAGTCATGGGAGCGGAACCCTGGTCCTGCTCTTGTTGCGGTCGTCGGTATGAAGAACATCGTGGCATTCGGTTTGAGTTACGGAATCAACCCAATGGTGGAGAAGTACAGCTACCCAACTGCAATGGGGATCCTGGCCGCCGTCACCGGTGGTATCTTCTTGCTGGGTATTCCAGTTTACATACTCAACCCTAAG TGGCGCCAATATATGGAAAAGAAGCAACAGAGAACCGCCGCGTATTGA